The following proteins come from a genomic window of Maribacter sp. HTCC2170:
- a CDS encoding ThuA domain-containing protein — MMRKVFLLSMVIFAIVISSCNNKRDGEPRVLVFSKTMGFKHASIPNGIAAIQKLGAENGFAVDTTKNAALFTDKNLKQYSSIIFLSTTGNILDHYQEAAFERYIQSGGGFVGIHAATDTEYDWGWYNKLVGAQFLSHPAGTPNSDFIVKDNSFIATTHFTDSIWNRDDELYNFKNINSDVNVLITVDESTYEGGENGEFHPMSWYHDYDGGRAFYTAAGHTDESFSEEKFLKHVLGGIQYAIGENLNLDYGKATSQMPPEIDRFSKVTLTSGKFFEPTEMAVLPNNDVLIAQRRGEVLLFDAEANELKEIAKLDVYYKTLNTPGVNAEEGLMGLQKDPNFEVNNWIYLYYSPTGDEWINRLSRFKYENGVFDLSSEQVILIVDSQREICCHTGGSIAFGPDNLLYFSTGDNTTPFDEKGVKYVNNGYAPLNDLPGKEQYDARRSSGNTNDLRGKIMRIKVNEDGSYDIPEGNLFPVGTEKTRPEIYTMGHRNPYRISVDPKKGYLYWGDVGPDAGKDDIANRGPRGYDEMNQAREAGNFGWPLFIGNNKPYKDYDYSTGESGATFDPLKPINDSNNNTGLNELPPAQGAYAYYPYAETGDFPQVGTGGRNAMAGPTYYSDLYPNGGGLPAYYDEKVIIFDWMRGWMKAVTLFEDGTFNKMEPFASDIKVNNLIDMEMSPDGRVYLLEYGSGWFQQNENSNLGYIQFNGGNRPPVIEGITVDKTSGKLPLTVKAKVNARDREDDSMTYVWDLGNGETKETNIPELKYTYTEGGAYKITVEAKDDKGEKALSQVVSVTAGNSRPEVAIDFSGGNSSFFIKGIPIKYSVSVKDADEETIDESNIFVSVDYMSGMDEVNKSQGHQQVSAAAMGKALTQAMDCKACHKEIGASIGPEYKAVAEKYKDNPKAVAYLQKKIVEGGTGVWGEVMMPAHPNVTKDETRQITLYIQSLVSSGAQSKTLPTSGNIIPDPTEGDNVMVITASYTDSGNGNIPPLTGVSSKALQGSTVPFTPTTKNKGFMPVSFGGSDLLLAPKDEGWFVFENIDLKGVKAAYITAGWQAPPKAGVHFEMRLNAPDGKVIGSGSMPTPVPGQPGGMIAIVFNKPLDVKANEIYFVHVPKKGEDRGDAPVALVNVRFE, encoded by the coding sequence ATGATGAGAAAGGTATTCTTGTTGTCTATGGTGATTTTTGCTATAGTCATAAGTAGTTGTAATAATAAAAGAGATGGCGAGCCAAGAGTATTGGTTTTTTCAAAAACTATGGGATTTAAACATGCCTCAATTCCCAACGGAATAGCGGCAATTCAAAAACTGGGAGCTGAAAATGGCTTTGCCGTTGATACTACCAAAAATGCGGCTTTATTTACCGATAAAAATCTTAAGCAATACTCATCCATTATTTTCTTGAGTACAACTGGAAATATATTGGACCATTACCAAGAAGCAGCTTTTGAGCGCTACATACAATCTGGAGGAGGTTTTGTAGGAATCCATGCAGCAACAGATACCGAGTATGATTGGGGTTGGTACAATAAATTGGTAGGAGCCCAATTTTTAAGCCATCCGGCAGGGACACCAAACTCAGATTTTATAGTAAAAGATAATTCGTTCATTGCAACAACGCATTTTACTGATTCCATTTGGAATAGAGATGATGAACTCTACAATTTTAAGAACATTAATTCTGATGTCAATGTCTTGATAACCGTGGATGAAAGCACCTATGAAGGCGGAGAGAATGGAGAGTTCCACCCAATGAGCTGGTATCACGATTATGATGGCGGTAGAGCTTTTTATACCGCTGCGGGTCACACGGACGAAAGTTTTTCCGAAGAGAAATTTTTAAAACATGTTTTGGGAGGAATACAATATGCCATTGGAGAGAATCTGAATTTGGATTATGGCAAAGCAACTTCACAAATGCCCCCAGAAATAGATCGTTTTTCAAAAGTCACATTGACTTCAGGTAAATTTTTTGAACCGACCGAAATGGCTGTATTACCAAACAATGATGTATTGATCGCCCAACGCAGGGGAGAGGTGCTACTTTTTGATGCAGAGGCAAATGAACTAAAGGAAATAGCAAAGTTAGATGTTTACTATAAAACACTGAATACGCCCGGAGTTAATGCCGAAGAGGGTTTAATGGGATTACAGAAAGATCCGAATTTTGAAGTGAACAATTGGATTTATCTGTATTATAGCCCTACAGGTGATGAATGGATCAATCGCTTGTCACGATTTAAATATGAAAATGGTGTTTTTGATTTAAGTTCTGAACAAGTAATTTTAATTGTTGATAGTCAGCGCGAAATATGTTGCCACACGGGAGGTTCTATCGCATTTGGTCCTGACAACCTTTTATACTTTTCAACAGGGGATAATACTACGCCATTTGACGAGAAAGGTGTCAAATATGTGAATAATGGATATGCACCATTAAACGACCTTCCAGGAAAAGAGCAATATGATGCAAGACGCTCGTCAGGAAACACAAATGATCTTAGAGGTAAGATTATGAGGATAAAAGTCAATGAAGATGGTTCTTATGATATTCCTGAAGGAAATTTGTTTCCGGTAGGTACAGAAAAAACGAGACCTGAAATTTATACTATGGGTCATAGAAATCCATATCGAATTTCGGTTGACCCTAAGAAAGGGTATCTCTACTGGGGCGATGTTGGTCCTGATGCGGGAAAAGATGATATTGCAAATCGGGGCCCTAGAGGTTATGACGAAATGAACCAAGCCCGAGAAGCTGGTAATTTTGGATGGCCTTTATTCATTGGCAACAACAAACCTTATAAAGATTATGATTATAGTACAGGGGAGAGTGGTGCAACTTTTGACCCGCTAAAACCTATCAACGATTCAAATAACAATACGGGGCTTAATGAGTTGCCACCAGCACAAGGGGCATATGCGTATTACCCATATGCAGAAACAGGGGATTTTCCCCAAGTTGGTACGGGAGGAAGAAATGCTATGGCTGGGCCAACCTATTATTCTGACCTTTATCCAAATGGTGGGGGCTTACCAGCATATTATGATGAAAAGGTCATAATCTTTGATTGGATGCGTGGTTGGATGAAAGCAGTAACCTTGTTTGAGGATGGAACCTTCAATAAAATGGAGCCGTTTGCTTCTGATATAAAAGTCAATAATTTAATTGATATGGAAATGAGCCCAGATGGTCGGGTTTATTTATTGGAATATGGTAGTGGTTGGTTTCAACAAAATGAAAATTCAAACTTGGGTTATATTCAATTTAATGGCGGGAACAGACCTCCTGTAATTGAAGGAATTACGGTTGATAAGACTTCCGGGAAACTTCCCCTAACAGTAAAGGCGAAGGTAAATGCCAGAGATCGTGAAGATGATTCAATGACTTATGTATGGGATTTAGGAAATGGTGAAACAAAAGAAACCAATATTCCTGAATTAAAATATACATATACCGAAGGAGGTGCGTACAAAATTACTGTTGAAGCAAAAGATGACAAAGGCGAGAAGGCCTTAAGCCAGGTAGTTTCTGTAACAGCAGGTAATTCAAGACCTGAGGTCGCCATTGATTTTAGTGGAGGAAATTCTTCTTTCTTTATTAAAGGAATACCTATTAAGTATAGCGTTTCAGTTAAAGATGCAGATGAAGAGACAATTGATGAGTCAAATATATTTGTATCGGTTGACTATATGTCTGGGATGGATGAGGTGAACAAATCTCAGGGTCACCAACAAGTGTCAGCGGCAGCAATGGGTAAAGCGTTGACCCAAGCAATGGATTGTAAAGCTTGTCATAAAGAAATCGGTGCTTCAATTGGTCCAGAGTACAAAGCTGTGGCGGAAAAGTATAAAGATAACCCAAAGGCCGTGGCGTATTTGCAAAAGAAAATTGTTGAAGGCGGGACAGGAGTTTGGGGAGAGGTTATGATGCCAGCTCACCCTAATGTGACCAAAGATGAGACTAGGCAAATAACATTGTACATACAATCTTTGGTTAGCAGTGGTGCTCAGAGCAAGACCTTACCTACGTCAGGAAATATTATTCCGGATCCTACTGAAGGAGATAATGTAATGGTAATCACCGCCAGCTATACCGATAGTGGCAATGGTAATATACCACCATTGACGGGAGTTAGTTCCAAAGCGCTTCAAGGTAGTACGGTGCCATTTACGCCAACAACGAAAAATAAGGGGTTTATGCCCGTTTCCTTTGGTGGGAGTGACCTATTGTTGGCTCCAAAAGATGAAGGTTGGTTTGTATTTGAGAATATTGATTTAAAAGGTGTAAAGGCAGCCTACATAACAGCTGGGTGGCAAGCTCCTCCAAAAGCTGGAGTTCACTTTGAAATGAGGTTGAATGCCCCGGACGGAAAGGTGATAGGTTCTGGTAGCATGCCAACTCCGGTACCAGGTCAGCCTGGTGGTATGATAGCCATAGTCTTTAA
- a CDS encoding YdeI/OmpD-associated family protein yields MNEIDHYYFENDKEWRAWLDKNHLTVRGVYLIFYKKGHEKESMNWEEAVRVALCYGWIDSTVKSLGDGKRQQYFCKRKPKGTWSKVNKLHIKDLTKLGLMHESGLKAINSAKSNGSWTLLDDVENGIVPKNLQNAFKQSPIAFKHFQNFTFGQRKSYLYWLKQAKREETQQKRIKEIIKLCEANIKQRT; encoded by the coding sequence ATGAATGAAATTGATCACTATTATTTTGAAAATGACAAAGAATGGCGCGCATGGCTGGACAAAAATCATTTAACGGTTCGTGGTGTTTATCTCATATTTTATAAAAAAGGTCATGAGAAAGAAAGTATGAATTGGGAAGAGGCCGTTAGGGTAGCGTTATGTTATGGATGGATAGACAGTACAGTAAAAAGTTTAGGCGATGGGAAACGGCAGCAGTATTTTTGTAAACGAAAGCCCAAAGGCACTTGGAGCAAAGTAAATAAACTTCATATTAAAGACTTGACAAAATTGGGGTTAATGCATGAAAGTGGTTTGAAGGCCATTAATTCTGCCAAAAGCAATGGTTCTTGGACACTCTTAGATGATGTTGAAAATGGTATTGTTCCTAAAAACCTACAAAACGCATTTAAACAAAGCCCTATAGCATTCAAACATTTCCAGAATTTTACTTTCGGGCAACGAAAAAGTTACCTCTATTGGTTAAAACAGGCAAAAAGGGAGGAAACTCAACAAAAAAGAATCAAAGAAATTATTAAGCTTTGCGAAGCAAATATTAAACAACGTACTTGA
- a CDS encoding S41 family peptidase encodes MKIRTFYFTFLLSTFFAFAQINPQWVRYPSISPDGSVIAFTYKGNLYSVATSGGDATQLTFHEAHDYATIWSKDGKTLSFASNRYGNFDVFTMDAKGGPATRLTFHSNNERPYTFSADDSEVFFGAQRQDDVAHRQYPTGSQPELYAVSKEGGRVRQVLTLPIEDVQVNNNGSQLIYHDKKGYEDEFRKHHVSSITRDVWTFDVSSGEHKMITSFAGEDRNPVYSQDQNTVYYLSEESGTFNVHKMSLENPTQNERLTSLAKHPVRSLSIGAGTMAFSYDGELYTLKDGEEPNKVQINIRTQAGTNSDKFVSIKGGVQEMDISPDGKQIAFISRGEVFVTSVENSLTKRLTNTPEQERFVKFTHDGKAVAYSSERNGKWSIYQTKKVRKEEPFFYGSTLVKEETLVSSNMDVYLPEFSPDGNSVAFIEGRRTLKVMNLKTKETKTLLTPKDLFHMSDGDKYFKWSPDSKWLLVSWAASLSNGEILMLAADGSKRENLTESGYYDFYPKWVNGGEQMIWFANRHGLKSYATSGRSQADVYSMFLTKESWDKFKMTKEENELNKQIEEINKEDKDKKEVDKGSKKKKKDEDKDKKEEAVKTLKFDWEDLKSRKSRLTIHSSRLADAVLSKDGEKLYYLAQFEKGLNLWETELRTKSTKMLVSLGAKSASLQWDKKQENLFLLSDGKISKVDLKAKKTKAVKINSEMVLDADAERRFMFDHIWLRTNAIFYHSNFHGIDWKQMRTEYEKYLPHIGNSHEFAEMISEFLGELNVSHAGGRYRGSIPNGDATASLGIFMDYSHSGNGIKIAEILNGGPLDKASLKLKKGMVIDKINGETIMPSKDVATYLNRIAGNFTLLEVLDSKGARRQITVKPISLGEERGLLYKRWVKQNEKEVEKKSNGTLGYVHIPGMSDGPYRTIYERMMGKFSDKKAVIVDTRFNGGGDLVADLAMFFTGVPFISYETESRRVGGEPTSRWTKPTLAMYNESMYSDGHCFASGYSDLKIGKTVGMPVPGTCSFAGWERLPNGGVWGVVPVSAKNKAGEWMENNQTNPDIKVKNMPGVVDKGRDEQLERSIEELMKEVK; translated from the coding sequence ATGAAAATCAGAACATTTTACTTCACCTTTCTTCTTAGTACATTTTTTGCATTTGCCCAGATAAATCCGCAATGGGTTAGATACCCATCTATTTCGCCGGATGGGTCAGTTATTGCTTTTACGTATAAAGGCAACCTTTACAGTGTTGCAACAAGTGGTGGTGATGCCACGCAACTTACTTTTCATGAAGCACATGATTATGCAACTATTTGGAGCAAGGATGGCAAAACCTTGTCATTTGCATCCAATAGGTATGGTAATTTTGATGTTTTTACTATGGATGCCAAAGGAGGGCCTGCAACAAGGCTAACGTTTCATAGTAATAACGAAAGGCCCTATACTTTTTCTGCAGACGATAGTGAGGTGTTTTTTGGAGCTCAGCGCCAAGATGACGTCGCCCATAGACAATACCCTACAGGATCTCAACCGGAATTATACGCAGTATCTAAAGAAGGGGGAAGGGTGCGTCAAGTACTTACCTTGCCTATAGAAGATGTACAAGTGAATAATAATGGTTCGCAATTGATCTATCATGATAAAAAAGGATATGAAGATGAGTTCAGAAAACACCATGTATCTTCAATTACAAGGGATGTCTGGACGTTTGATGTGTCTTCGGGAGAACATAAAATGATTACCTCATTTGCCGGGGAAGATCGTAACCCTGTTTATTCACAAGACCAAAACACCGTGTACTACCTGAGCGAGGAAAGTGGCACTTTTAATGTGCACAAAATGAGTTTAGAGAACCCAACCCAGAACGAAAGGCTAACAAGTCTGGCTAAGCACCCGGTACGTTCCTTGAGTATAGGAGCAGGTACAATGGCCTTTAGTTATGACGGAGAATTGTATACATTGAAGGATGGTGAGGAGCCAAATAAGGTGCAAATCAATATTCGAACACAGGCCGGTACTAATTCTGATAAATTCGTTTCGATAAAAGGAGGTGTGCAGGAAATGGATATATCTCCCGATGGCAAACAGATTGCCTTTATCTCGAGAGGAGAGGTTTTTGTGACTTCAGTTGAAAATTCATTGACCAAAAGATTAACTAATACACCAGAACAAGAACGCTTTGTGAAATTCACCCATGATGGAAAAGCAGTTGCCTATTCTTCTGAAAGAAATGGTAAATGGAGTATCTACCAAACCAAAAAAGTCCGAAAAGAGGAACCTTTCTTTTATGGGTCAACTTTGGTAAAAGAAGAAACCTTAGTGTCAAGTAATATGGATGTTTATCTACCTGAGTTTTCCCCTGATGGTAATTCAGTGGCGTTCATAGAAGGTAGACGAACACTAAAAGTCATGAACCTGAAAACAAAAGAGACCAAAACATTGTTGACGCCCAAGGACCTGTTTCATATGTCCGATGGCGATAAATATTTTAAATGGAGCCCTGATAGTAAGTGGTTATTGGTAAGTTGGGCTGCTTCATTGAGCAATGGGGAAATTCTAATGTTGGCTGCTGATGGAAGCAAAAGAGAAAACCTAACCGAAAGCGGTTATTATGATTTTTATCCTAAATGGGTGAATGGTGGCGAGCAGATGATCTGGTTTGCCAATCGTCATGGTTTAAAAAGCTACGCGACCAGTGGTCGTAGTCAAGCTGATGTCTATAGCATGTTTTTAACTAAGGAAAGTTGGGATAAGTTCAAGATGACCAAGGAGGAGAACGAGCTGAATAAACAGATTGAAGAAATAAACAAAGAAGACAAGGATAAAAAAGAAGTTGATAAGGGAAGTAAGAAAAAGAAGAAAGATGAGGATAAAGACAAAAAAGAAGAAGCTGTAAAAACCTTGAAATTTGATTGGGAAGACTTAAAATCAAGAAAATCAAGATTGACCATACATTCCTCTCGATTGGCAGATGCCGTGCTTTCCAAAGATGGAGAGAAGCTTTATTATCTGGCACAATTTGAAAAAGGATTGAACCTTTGGGAAACCGAGTTGCGAACAAAGAGTACAAAAATGCTTGTTTCACTTGGCGCCAAGTCTGCTAGTTTGCAATGGGATAAAAAGCAGGAAAACTTATTCCTTTTGAGCGATGGTAAAATTTCTAAAGTTGACCTAAAGGCAAAAAAGACCAAAGCTGTGAAAATAAACTCAGAAATGGTTTTGGACGCAGATGCTGAAAGAAGATTCATGTTCGATCATATTTGGTTACGAACCAATGCTATTTTCTATCATTCTAATTTTCATGGAATAGATTGGAAACAAATGCGAACGGAGTATGAGAAATATTTGCCACATATTGGGAACTCCCATGAGTTTGCTGAAATGATTTCGGAATTTTTAGGTGAATTGAATGTTTCCCATGCTGGTGGAAGGTATAGAGGTTCAATACCTAATGGTGACGCAACTGCGTCTTTAGGTATTTTTATGGATTATTCACATTCTGGAAATGGGATTAAAATCGCAGAGATACTTAACGGAGGTCCGTTAGACAAAGCATCCTTGAAATTAAAGAAAGGAATGGTTATTGACAAAATCAACGGTGAAACCATTATGCCTTCAAAAGATGTTGCCACTTATTTAAATAGGATAGCAGGTAATTTTACTTTGCTTGAGGTTTTGGATTCTAAAGGGGCAAGAAGACAGATAACGGTAAAACCAATTTCCTTAGGCGAAGAAAGAGGTTTGTTATACAAACGTTGGGTAAAACAAAATGAGAAAGAAGTTGAAAAGAAAAGTAACGGTACTTTAGGGTATGTTCATATTCCGGGGATGAGTGATGGTCCTTACCGCACCATTTATGAGCGAATGATGGGTAAATTTTCTGATAAGAAGGCGGTTATTGTAGACACAAGGTTCAACGGAGGAGGGGATTTAGTGGCAGATTTGGCCATGTTCTTCACAGGTGTACCGTTTATATCTTATGAAACTGAAAGTAGAAGAGTTGGAGGAGAACCAACATCAAGATGGACCAAGCCTACCCTGGCCATGTATAATGAATCTATGTATAGTGATGGCCATTGTTTTGCTAGTGGTTATTCCGATTTAAAGATTGGTAAGACTGTTGGTATGCCAGTTCCTGGGACCTGTAGTTTTGCAGGATGGGAACGTTTACCCAATGGCGGTGTTTGGGGAGTAGTACCTGTAAGTGCTAAAAACAAGGCTGGTGAATGGATGGAAAATAACCAGACTAATCCTGATATTAAGGTAAAGAATATGCCAGGGGTAGTTGATAAAGGTAGGGATGAGCAACTTGAGAGATCTATTGAAGAGCTAATGAAAGAGGTAAAATAA